GTGCAAACTACTGAATATGTTAATGGTAAGGCTGTTAAAGTAGAAGCTCCTTTTCGGGCCTATAACAACTGGGGAGAATCTGTCGCGGATCATTCCGCGTTGATTGTGAATGGTGTTTCGTGGAATCGTAACCTTTACAGCAAAGTGCTTGGTGCAAGTGGCAAGGTTGCCGCACAAGAGATTGCTGCCGCTGGCTATGCTACCGACCCAAACTATGCAGCAAAGCTAATCCAAATCATGAATACTTACAATCTGTATAAATATGATGAAGAAGCCAAGGAAGGTGATGACGAAATGTCGGCAGAGGATAAACAAAAGCTGGTTAGTCTGGAAACAGAAATAAAAGAATTGCGTGCGCTTATAGTGAGTCTTACGGATAGCAAGGATACGCTAAAAACAGGTGTGCAGGAGCAAGGTCAATCGATTACTAAGCTTTCGGATCGAGTGACTCTAATTGAAGGTCGAGCAGTGATGAATGTACCCCCATGGGCTGAAGCGGCAGTAAAGGCAGCGAGTGCTGCAGAGCTGCTAGATACACCGTCAGGTGGGAGTTATGACTTCTATCGCATAATAACAGTGTTGAACCGTGCAGGCTTACTTGTTCCTGGTAGTGGAAAATGAAATAAGGAGGGTTAAAAACCATGTATAATGATGCTCTCAACAGTGTGCTTGCCTTTGCTTCCGTGCTGGCTGTTTTCGTAATGGCACTTGTACAACTTGTGAAGAATAGCGTGAAACTTCCGCGCAATATTGTACCGGTTGTTGGATTAGCTATTGGCTTGCTGGTTGGAGCAGTTGCTTATCCGTTCACTGATATGAACCTTATTCTGCGACTATGGGCTGGGGGGCTAGCAGGGCTTTCGGCGACGGGGTTATTTGAGCTTGCTTTTAACAAAAGGGATGGTACGAAAACAGATGATAAATGATTTAGTCGTATTCATTTTTTTGAAAATCAATCCTTTCTCACTGGTAAAATGACTACGCATTCTATCAAGATGACTAATATATTATAGTATGAAAAAAAAAGGAGGTGTAAATATGGGAACTTATCTTGACGCTAGAACATCACAAAATGCCAGTCTCGCCAATTCGATAGCTATTCCGATTACGGTAATAAACACGCCACAGTTGTTTGGACAAATTGGTTTGTTAACCGCAGGAGTGACTACGAACCCACGTGTGCTGCTTAAAGGGACAATTTCCGTTACTCTTCCACTGGCATTGGTAGGTATCACAATTACGATTGTAAGAGGAACTTTACCAACGGATCCTAAAGTATATTCTGCTACTTCAACTTTTGGTCTTAGTATACTGGCCCCGCAAGTAATAACCTTCTCGGCAGCGGACTTCTTACCAGCAATCACACCTCAACTCACTTATACAGCATTTGTTTCTTCTAATCTTCTCGGCACAGTCCGTGTGGGTCCAGAAAGCTTTGACGGCATTTTAGTATCTGATTAGAAATTTTTACACTAACCTCGCGCAGTTGGCGGGGTTATATTTTTTGCCGTTCGCCCAATCTTCCAAGGGGGTTAACACATATCCTGTGGTGTATTCTACAATACGGAGGAGGTCTTCACATGGGAGCTGAATTTGGTCATGTCGGTGGTGCTTTTACTAGTACTGGCGCAATCTTAGTATTATTTATCTTGTTAGTAATTATTACGAGCGCATGCATATTCTAGAGATATAAAAAGTCTGCTTCTGGCATTCATGCTGGAAGCAGACTTTTTAATGGTGTTATACCGATTTATCTAGATGAATTAACAATTAAAAGTGGATTGAAGTACATAGGTTTACAAAACTAGGATTTTGAAGATTCAAATATACATGTTATCTTAGTTTGATAACATAAATGAATACTGTTAAATATTATTTAGGAGAGAGAGTTTTGAAGAATAAAATGCTGATCGGGATTTCTTCCATTATTGTAGTGTTAATCATTATCGTAACGGTTGGAAGCTTTTATTTCTATCATGTCGCCATTGCACGTGCCTCAAAGGACTTTTTAGATGAGAGTCCAGATCTGCAATCAAGTCCGGAAGTGGAACAATCTAAAGATACTTCACAAGCAGATAAAGAGTGGTGGAACAACCAGCACTTCGACAGGTGGGAGATGGATTCTGATGACGGGATTCATCTTAAGGGGTACTACTTAGCAGCTCCTGTGCAATCTGATAAGACGGTAATCATTGCGCATGGTTATGCTGGAAATGCGACTCAGATGAGTGGATATGCCAGAATGTACTATGAAAGACTGGGATATAATATTTTACTGCCAGATGCTAGAGGACATGGAGACAGCGGTGGTAATTACATCGGGTTCGGCTGGCCTGAGCGCAAGGATTATTTAAAGTGGATTCAGCGAGTCTTGGAAGCGAATGGTGAGAAGACACAAGTGGTGCTTCATGGTGTTTCCATGGGGGGAGCTACGGTCATGATGACAAGTGGGGAAGAGCTGCCACCTAATGTGAAGGCAATTGTAGAGGATTGTGGTTATACATCTGTGAAGGACGAGCTTACGTTCCAGCTGAAGAGAATGTACCATTTACCGGCGTTCCCGATTGTGGACACGACCAGTATGCTGACAAAAATTCGCGCAGGCTATTCCTTTAATGAAGCCTCAGCATTAGAACAGGTGAAGAAATCCGTAACCCCGACACTGTTTATTCATGGTGATAGTGATACCTTCGTTCCTACGGAGATGGTACATACTTTGTATGAGAATAGTCCGGTGGAGAAGGAGCTATATATCGTTCCTAAAGCGGGTCACGGTGAAGCTTTCCGTATGGACCCGGTTAAATATGAGAGCGTAGTTACAGGGTTCGTTGGGAAATTTATAGAGTAAGTGTCTGTCAAAGGACTGCCGAAAGGCGGTCCTTTTGTGTTATATCTCCATTAGCAAACTTATTTGTGTATGTTTGGTTTTTATTCACATTTAAATGCAATATATAAATTGCATTATGTAATAAATATATTATAATTCGGAGTATAAGGAGGGATAATAATGAAAACCAGCAAAGTTAATGATGAACGAATTGTATCTCAAAGAAGGAAAATTCAAAGTGATGCTTATCAAATACTAATTTATTGTTTGCTTATTTCAATTCTGATTCAACAATTCATAATGAATGCTCCGTTTGCGCAATTTGCAGTCGAGTTTTTCTGTTTGATTGGTATTGGAATATATATAACTATACGGCACTTATCTGTTGGGGTTGATATTTGGGATTCCCGAAGTCACACCAATAAAAAGCTGCTTATAAACAGCATTATTTCAGGCGGGATTTGTGTTTCATTGCTTATAGTGTTGGCGGGAGAAAGAAATGTATGGAGTATTATTTTAACCTTTGTTACTTTTACAATGGTTTATTTTCTTGTACACCTAGTGTTACGGAATATAAATAAGAAAAGACAAAGGCAAATTGATGATGAATTAAGCACGGATGAAGATATAGAATGCTGAGAAGATTTTTTAGATTTATCCACAACGGAAGCGTAACTATATAAGGAATGGTTTATGATTTCAACCTCATAATATCTATTATAGATAAGGAAGAGGTGAACAAATTGAAATTCAAAATAAAATCAATAATGATTCTGTCGACATTTTTACTCGCTATCAGTGCGGGCCAAATTTGTTCAGCTGTACCAGGAGATCATGTTGAAGATTCAGAAAAAGACATACGAACTTACACATTATCCATCCTGTTTAAAGAAATCAATGGCTCTATATCAGAGCGTTTTGGTTCGGATTGGTTTTTTTCTCTTAAAAAAGTTTGCGAAATAAATGGCAGAAATCTTACTGTTGAGGGGAATCTTATTAAAGATAATCAAACGAAAATAATTAGAATTGATTTGGAGAAGGATATGTCAAGGTATAAGGTTACGCGAGTATCGGAAATTTAGTGAAATATATAATTGATCGCTCGGTAGTACAGCGAAATATCCATAGTTAGGGATTATGAAAAAGCCTCGGTAACCTTAAATGGCAACGGGGCTTTTTTGAGTTGTTACTTAGTCGAAGGAGGCGTTGTGCCAATAAGCATCTGCAATAGCGGGGATGTCATCCGATACAAAATTTTCCCAAACGAGCCACTGTGAGTACTTCTTTCTTGTTATACGAAACTAGTGATTTTGTATTGTATTATATACAATAATAACTTTTAAATGTATTTAAACATAAATTCGGGGCCCTATCTCTAGGGCCCCTTTCATGGGAGAGGAGAAACCGGACGAAGAGCTTATGGGGAAACGTAAGCCTGCTCCGCGGTTGTCTACGACATTTGTGGTGTCGATAATTACATGATGTCCCTGGAAGACCAGTCTTATACATAATGACGACTTATTTATCGGAATCGTCTCTGATTGTTCCATTTTTCATAACTAGACAAACTTTTTATTTCAGTGCGCAAATGTGTTACGATAGGCGTGGACTTATGCCCTTTTGGGTATAACAAACAGAGACATAGAACGGGTGATTGACGGTGAGAGTGGTATCGGGAAGTGCAAAAGGAAGACCACTAAAAAGTGTGCCAGGAAGTGGAACAAGACCTACAACCGACAAGGTGAAGGAAGCTGTATTCAGTATGATCGGTCCATATTTCGAAGGTGGAGCGGTGCTGGATTTATTCGCAGGTACAGGTGGTCTGGGTATCGAAGCTTTAAGCAGAGGAATGGAAAGTGCCGTATTTGTAGATATGGAGCCTAAAAGTATTGACACCATTCGTGCCAATTTGAAAGCGACTAATCTTGAGGCAAAGGCGCAAGTGTACCGAAATGAAGCAGGAAGAGCGCTCAGTGCGTTGGAGAAGCGGGGACGTGTTTTTGATTTAGTCTTTTTAGACCCTCCTTACCGATTGAAGCACGGAGATGAGCTGATGCTGTCTATGGTAGAAAAAGGAATGCTGCAAGAGGACGCAATCATAGTACTGGAGCATGAATCAAATTATGCCTATCCTGAGGATATCCCAGGATTTTATAGGCTGCGCCAAGCCGTATACGGAGAAACGACAATTTCTATTTATCAGTATGAAGCTAATCCTTCAGTGGACGGCGAGACTGGTGAGGAGGTAGAGAATGAGTCTGCAAATTAGAAAAGAGCGTGTTGCCATCTATCCAGGCACCTTTGATCCCGTGACTATGGGACATATGGATATTATCCGGCGCGCATCCAAGCAGTTCGACCGTTTAATTGTAACGGTGCTTAATAATTTGAGTAAGAACCCGTTATTTACTGTAGAAGAGCGAACAGCGCTTTTAAGACAGGCGACAGCTGACATTCCTAATGTGGAAATCGACAGCTTTAGGGATCTGCTAGTTAATTATGTTCGTCAAAAAGATGCTCAAGTCATTGTTCGTGGTATTCGTACCGTAACTGACTTTGAATATGAACTGCAAAATGCATCCATCAACCATAGTCTGGATCCGGATGCGGAAACGATTTTTATGATGACTAATCCGAAATATTCCTACTTAAGTTCCAGTGTTGTAAAAGAAATTGCCCATTTCGGAGGTAATGTATCTGACTTTGTGACCCCTGAAGTGGAACAAGCTATGAAGCTTAAATTTAATCGGGTCGATGGCGAAAAGCACTAACAAGATATATCGCTGCGGATAATGCTAGCAGGATGAGGAGTAAAAGTGATTGCAGACTAAGCAGTTGTGGAAAAGAGCTCCATATGGCTGTTACATTAATGGTTCTGTTTGGTGTGGATTGTGAATCTGCAAGAGCAGGCAAAACAGCAGTTCCTACAGTCAATAGTGGTTTCCATAGTAGTAGTGTCAATAAAAAAGCATAAGCTCCATGCATCAAGCGAACCGCAGCATAGGGGAGAAATCGGACACCTGCCTCTTTAAGCAGTGTCAGTACTTGCAGCTGTGCGCAGAGTCCGCTCCAGCCAAGTGCAGCGGAAAGTAAGGCCAAGCCTAATACTCCTGTTGATCCGGCGCCGATGCTCGTGAGCCCTTTGCTTATGGCGTCGGCTCCTAAATGAACCTCCAGCAAGCCTGCTGGTAGAGCAGCTGGTAATGCAGGAAGTACAGTAGTAATGATATTGATGACTACGGCGAACATAATCATATAACCGCCCACAACCATCAAATTTTGCACCGCAGTAGCTACCGACTCCCCAAGAAGTTTGCCGAAGCTTCGGCCATCTCTTGATCTGGCTTCAGTGGCTGCAAGCTGGATACGACTATATAAAGAAGGTCGTTTAGTATTCGTACTTTCTTTTACAGAAGGTTGCGGATTGTCTATCCGGCCGTTTAACAGTGCATCTGTATAACTGGCTAGAAGTCCTGAAATCCAGTGGATCGCAAGTAGAAAGTAGCCTGCGGTAGGACTATGTAGGAAAGCTACACCAATCACAATGAGCAGGGTTACTGGACTGGCGAAATGTGTAAGGGAAGCAAGACGAGCGGCTTCCTTGTCCGAAATGCTGCCCTGCTTATGAAGCTGCATTACACCTCCGGCCCCGCCGGGGAATCCAGTTGTGATTCCAAGCGCCAAAGTCCAGCCGCTCGCGCCGGGAAGTCGGAAGACCTTTTTCATCAATGGTTCCAGGAGCACTCCGAAGCCATGCACGAAGCCCGAAGCAGTCAGCATCTCAGACAACATAAGGAAGGGTAGAAGTGCAGGAAATACGAGTGTCCACCAGAGCTTTAATCCTTGAAGAGAAGCCTCGAAAGAGCTTTCTGGTGAGATGATGATTGCAATGGCTAACAGGATTGCAATCGCCCCGGATAGAAAAGGTGTGGAGCGACTAGCTAGCCGGCGTATTTTAATATTGTTCATTTCTAGAATCACCTCTTCATAACTTAAGGCATAGCAGATGTGTTATCACTTTATGCAGAGTAGACAACCATCATGCCAAACCAATAGTCGAAGCGGTAATGAAGTTCAAACATTCATATCCTAAATGTGCCGTGGGAAAGAAGGGAAGAGCAGTGAAGCAGTTGAAGCATCGGCCGGGATTCCGCGCCACAGCTTACCTCTTTACGTTTGTAGTTATCGTGTATGTATTTGTATTTATGAACACCCCGTACATTGTCTATCAGCCGGGTAGTGCATCTGAGGTTGCCCCTATGATTAAAGTGGAGAATGCGGATCCGGCTGAAGAAGGAACCTTTATGATGACTACGGTATCTGCTAGTTACGCTAATGTGGCGTTACTGGTCGCCTCTGTTTTTAACTCCAATTCAGAGGTTGTTCGAAAAGAGACCCGGCTGGGAGATAAGTCTGAAGACGAATATGCTGCGGAGCAGGTTTTTTATATGAACAGCTCCCAATCTTACTCCGTTCAGGCGGCTTATCATGCTGCAGGAATTCCGTATGAGGATGTAGTAGATTATTTGTATGTTTTTTCGGTTCCGGTTGAAAGTAATAAGGGTCAATTCCATCCAGGTGACAGAATCATAAGTGTAGAAGGACAGAAGGTACCGGATCCGGAAGCACTTTCTGCTTTACTTTCAGCCAAGAAAATCGGTGATCAGGTCGCTGTTGTTTTACAGAGGAATGGTAAAGAAGTAAAGGAGCAAGTGACACTGGTCGAGATCAAAGATAAAGAAGGTACTGCAGTTCGACCTGGTTTTGGAGTCACAATAGCCGCAGTTCAGAAAGTGAAACCTAAAGAACAAGGAAAAGCGGTCAGCTTTGTAGATACGAATGTTGGCGGACCTTCAGCAGGACTGATGTTCACTATGGAGATTTACAACCGTCTTACACCTGGTGATCTAACCAAAGGTCATAGGGTTGCAGGAACGGGCACGATTAACGCTGAGGGTGTGGTAGGTGCTATCGGTGGAGTGAAACATAAGATCGTGGCTGCGGATCGAGAAGGGGCGGAGATTTTTTTCGTACCTGTTAAGAATTACGACGAAGCCAAAGCAAAAGCTGATAAAATCGGCACATCTATGAAGCTGGTACCCGTATCGACACTGGATGAAGCGCTGAAATATATGGAGGAACTACCGGTCAAACCATGACCGGAGGTTCCAAATAATCGCGATACATATCGATTCTGTGAGGTTCTCGAAAAGCTCCAGCGAAAGCGGACGCGGCTTGAAGATCTCGCTCAAGTTGTGGGTGGGAGTGTAGTGAGGGCCGCATCACGATGGGTAAAGTTGCTTTTTGTTTCATCTCTTTAAGCAGTGCTCGTCCACTTTCTCTAAATCCGAGGATTCGAATATATCCAGGCCCCTCTGCTAATACAGAAGGGGTCATTTCTTCCTTGGTGTGATTTAGTAAAATGTGCAGCAGCAGACGTTGCAGTCGTGTATGTGTGTAACGCTTACTCTTAAGGGCTTGAAGCAAACCCAAAATAGTGAATTGCTCCAGCTCGGGCATAAGACGAAGGATTCTATTCTCCAAGCCTTCATTCATGTCTTGGATTGTTCTTAGCTCTGTAGCGGTACGTGTAGAGAGCAGATGGCGGAGGGGGGCTCGGAAATGCTCTAATTCCAAAGGACCTCTACCGGCTGCATGCTCTCTTTCCAATATGGACACGCTATAATCCGGCATGTAAGCTGCTGGCGATCCACCTTCTTGCAATAGCTTACGAATAGCAGTGGCGCTTGCGATCGATGAGTCGACTTGCAAAGGGTCATGGAATCCGGCTGACGTTCGCGGAACGGTTAGCGGCTCGATCTTGCTATTCAGCCGCTGCAAGGCAATGAGATAATGCAAGCCAAGGCTGTTATTCGGCTGGTGCAGCAGCTTGCCAGCATCGAAGGGACTCTCTTCTTCATGGAGAGTCCCTTCAAAGGCCACCGCCGCCGCTGCGCTGTACGCGGCGGGGAAGCTCGCTCCGAGCGCCATGCGGCGGCGGATCTCGCTCTGAAGTTCGCTGCTTTCCTCTGCCAGATACTTGGCCAGAGGAAGCAGCGAACCCAAAGTGCCGGCTTCGGAGCCGAAGCACAAGCTGTCCACGACCCCGGTCGCTTCCAGCAGTGCAACTGCTCCGAAGGCGAACCATTCTGCCGGCTGTACAGCATAAGCCACCGGCAGCTCAATGACGAGGTCGGCGCCCATTCGTAGCGCCATCTCTGTCCGGGCTTGCTTGCTCACCGCCGCCGGCTCGCCGCGCTGAGTAAAGGGTCCGCTCATGACGACGATGGCGCGCTCAGCGCCTGATAGTCTTTTGGCTTCGGTGAAGTGGTGTACATGACCGTTATGTAATGGATTGTATTCTGCTACTATTCCAACCGTTGTCACTGCTGCTTCCCTCCATAAGTAACCATTATTTAAAATATAAGAAGGTATAAATTATGCACCTATCCTTTATCTCTTATATTTCACGATTAAACGCTTTTCGTCCTTATAGAACGCCAAAGGTGTTTATGCATGTAGAGATTACTAGGATAAATATCCTGAAACTCTATTCGCACAAGCTGTCATTTTGATTTACACTAATAGTTATATCATAATTCTCCCCAATTTCTGAAACAATATAAAGGGAAAATGGTTGACAAAGGTATATAATACTAGGTATAATAAATTTTGTTTGTTTGGGAGTGATAAGTATGCAGATTCACTTTCGCAAATTAGCGAATGCCGACGAACCGTTACATATTCACGATGTTGTGGATGTCAGCGAGGTAGTCAAAGGGCGCAAGGATATTCTAGCTGTTGCTCCGCTCTCAGTGGACCTTAAAGCGCTGCCCGCGGGAACCGATTGTGTGAACGTGGTGGGGAAACTGAGTGGAGATGTGGACATGTTATGTTCACGTTGTCTCACGGAGGTCAAAAGTGATTTGAACATTCCTTTTGCTGAGACTTTCAAGTGGCTTAAGCAGCCAGTTCTTCCAGATGATGACGAAGATGAGGAACTTATTTACGTCAAGGATGAGGTTGTGGATCTTATCCCATATGTGGAAGAAAATTTCGTACTGCACTTACCGGATTCGGTATTGTGCAAGGCAGACTGTCTTGGTCTTTGTCAGAAATGCGGACAGAACTTGAACGAAGGCACCTGCAGTTGCGACAACACAGTGATCGATCCTCGACTCGCTGCGTTGAAAGACTTTTTCAAATGAAACATTACAACAAAACACATCCTGCTCTGAGGAGCAGGCTGACAGAAATATCACGAGGAGGTGGAACACATGGCAGTACCACAACGTAGAACGTCTAAGACACGCCGTGACAAACGTCGCACCCACTTTAAGTTGGTTGTGCCGGGCATGGTGAAATGCGAACAATGCGGAGAGTTGAAATTGGCTCACCACGTATGTAAAGTTTGCGGAACTTACAAAGCAAGAGAAATCATCAAACAATAGTTTTAGAATAAATAGTACTTCACTCTTGGTGAAGTACTATTTTTTTTTGAAATATAAGACTATATAAGTTTCACTCCTCTATAAATTCCTTGTATTTTTCGCACAAACGCTTATCGTCTATTAGGGACGCTGAAGCGTTTATACTTGTCCAAACATAAGCCGCCCAGAAGTCAATGCTTTATTTTTGGTGCGGCATGCTTTATACTACATATTAGTACCTGGTTCTAAATAATGAATATGGTTACTTGACCTAATATAACAGCGGCCATCAAGCGGCCGAATGCTTTCTTTAAAATATAAGAAAGTATAAGTTATACACCTATACTTTTTTGTCTTATATTTCTCGCTTAAACGTTTATCGTCCTTTTAAGGATACCGAAGGCGTTTATGCTTGGCACGTGCCAGGAGGTGAGCCGCAATCGAGCGGATGTCCAAGAAAGAACGTCAGCAACAGCTGCTACATATAATCGCAGGCAATCCTTTTGTAACAGATCGGGAGCTGACTCGTCAGCTGAAAGTTAGCATTCAGACGATTCGGTTAGACCGGATGGAGCTGGGAATACCGGAACTGCGTGAACGAATGAAACAAATGGCAGAGCACTCCTATGATCAGGTGCGCTCTTTGCCTGCGGATGAAGTCATCGGAGACATTGTGGATCTACAGCTGGACAAGAGTGGGATTTCGATATTTGAGATTCGCGAAGATCATGTTTTCTCTAGAAATGGGA
This Paenibacillus sp. FSL R5-0345 DNA region includes the following protein-coding sequences:
- a CDS encoding glycoside hydrolase family 73 protein codes for the protein MTETEFIAKIANFAEKDMQISKVPASLTIAQAALESGWGSSGLTVKANNLFGIKGSGPAGSITVQTTEYVNGKAVKVEAPFRAYNNWGESVADHSALIVNGVSWNRNLYSKVLGASGKVAAQEIAAAGYATDPNYAAKLIQIMNTYNLYKYDEEAKEGDDEMSAEDKQKLVSLETEIKELRALIVSLTDSKDTLKTGVQEQGQSITKLSDRVTLIEGRAVMNVPPWAEAAVKAASAAELLDTPSGGSYDFYRIITVLNRAGLLVPGSGK
- the rpmF gene encoding 50S ribosomal protein L32; translated protein: MAVPQRRTSKTRRDKRRTHFKLVVPGMVKCEQCGELKLAHHVCKVCGTYKAREIIKQ
- a CDS encoding sporulation protein YjcZ, translated to MGAEFGHVGGAFTSTGAILVLFILLVIITSACIF
- the coaD gene encoding pantetheine-phosphate adenylyltransferase, with translation MSLQIRKERVAIYPGTFDPVTMGHMDIIRRASKQFDRLIVTVLNNLSKNPLFTVEERTALLRQATADIPNVEIDSFRDLLVNYVRQKDAQVIVRGIRTVTDFEYELQNASINHSLDPDAETIFMMTNPKYSYLSSSVVKEIAHFGGNVSDFVTPEVEQAMKLKFNRVDGEKH
- a CDS encoding alpha/beta hydrolase, yielding MKNKMLIGISSIIVVLIIIVTVGSFYFYHVAIARASKDFLDESPDLQSSPEVEQSKDTSQADKEWWNNQHFDRWEMDSDDGIHLKGYYLAAPVQSDKTVIIAHGYAGNATQMSGYARMYYERLGYNILLPDARGHGDSGGNYIGFGWPERKDYLKWIQRVLEANGEKTQVVLHGVSMGGATVMMTSGEELPPNVKAIVEDCGYTSVKDELTFQLKRMYHLPAFPIVDTTSMLTKIRAGYSFNEASALEQVKKSVTPTLFIHGDSDTFVPTEMVHTLYENSPVEKELYIVPKAGHGEAFRMDPVKYESVVTGFVGKFIE
- a CDS encoding nucleoside recognition domain-containing protein, producing the protein MNNIKIRRLASRSTPFLSGAIAILLAIAIIISPESSFEASLQGLKLWWTLVFPALLPFLMLSEMLTASGFVHGFGVLLEPLMKKVFRLPGASGWTLALGITTGFPGGAGGVMQLHKQGSISDKEAARLASLTHFASPVTLLIVIGVAFLHSPTAGYFLLAIHWISGLLASYTDALLNGRIDNPQPSVKESTNTKRPSLYSRIQLAATEARSRDGRSFGKLLGESVATAVQNLMVVGGYMIMFAVVINIITTVLPALPAALPAGLLEVHLGADAISKGLTSIGAGSTGVLGLALLSAALGWSGLCAQLQVLTLLKEAGVRFLPYAAVRLMHGAYAFLLTLLLWKPLLTVGTAVLPALADSQSTPNRTINVTAIWSSFPQLLSLQSLLLLILLALSAAIYLVSAFRHRPD
- a CDS encoding nucleotidyltransferase, with the protein product MTTVGIVAEYNPLHNGHVHHFTEAKRLSGAERAIVVMSGPFTQRGEPAAVSKQARTEMALRMGADLVIELPVAYAVQPAEWFAFGAVALLEATGVVDSLCFGSEAGTLGSLLPLAKYLAEESSELQSEIRRRMALGASFPAAYSAAAAVAFEGTLHEEESPFDAGKLLHQPNNSLGLHYLIALQRLNSKIEPLTVPRTSAGFHDPLQVDSSIASATAIRKLLQEGGSPAAYMPDYSVSILEREHAAGRGPLELEHFRAPLRHLLSTRTATELRTIQDMNEGLENRILRLMPELEQFTILGLLQALKSKRYTHTRLQRLLLHILLNHTKEEMTPSVLAEGPGYIRILGFRESGRALLKEMKQKATLPIVMRPSLHSHPQLERDLQAASAFAGAFREPHRIDMYRDYLEPPVMV
- a CDS encoding SepM family pheromone-processing serine protease, with amino-acid sequence MKQLKHRPGFRATAYLFTFVVIVYVFVFMNTPYIVYQPGSASEVAPMIKVENADPAEEGTFMMTTVSASYANVALLVASVFNSNSEVVRKETRLGDKSEDEYAAEQVFYMNSSQSYSVQAAYHAAGIPYEDVVDYLYVFSVPVESNKGQFHPGDRIISVEGQKVPDPEALSALLSAKKIGDQVAVVLQRNGKEVKEQVTLVEIKDKEGTAVRPGFGVTIAAVQKVKPKEQGKAVSFVDTNVGGPSAGLMFTMEIYNRLTPGDLTKGHRVAGTGTINAEGVVGAIGGVKHKIVAADREGAEIFFVPVKNYDEAKAKADKIGTSMKLVPVSTLDEALKYMEELPVKP
- the fapR gene encoding transcription factor FapR, which encodes MSKKERQQQLLHIIAGNPFVTDRELTRQLKVSIQTIRLDRMELGIPELRERMKQMAEHSYDQVRSLPADEVIGDIVDLQLDKSGISIFEIREDHVFSRNGIARGHYVFAQANSLAVAVINDEIALTASADIRFVRTVQLGEKCIAKAQVRSLAGRGGKAEVDVFTYVGEELVFQGHFIVYRSANDEHSEGGNHSADRH
- a CDS encoding DUF6773 family protein — encoded protein: MKTSKVNDERIVSQRRKIQSDAYQILIYCLLISILIQQFIMNAPFAQFAVEFFCLIGIGIYITIRHLSVGVDIWDSRSHTNKKLLINSIISGGICVSLLIVLAGERNVWSIILTFVTFTMVYFLVHLVLRNINKKRQRQIDDELSTDEDIEC
- the rsmD gene encoding 16S rRNA (guanine(966)-N(2))-methyltransferase RsmD, whose translation is MRVVSGSAKGRPLKSVPGSGTRPTTDKVKEAVFSMIGPYFEGGAVLDLFAGTGGLGIEALSRGMESAVFVDMEPKSIDTIRANLKATNLEAKAQVYRNEAGRALSALEKRGRVFDLVFLDPPYRLKHGDELMLSMVEKGMLQEDAIIVLEHESNYAYPEDIPGFYRLRQAVYGETTISIYQYEANPSVDGETGEEVENESAN
- a CDS encoding YceD family protein encodes the protein MQIHFRKLANADEPLHIHDVVDVSEVVKGRKDILAVAPLSVDLKALPAGTDCVNVVGKLSGDVDMLCSRCLTEVKSDLNIPFAETFKWLKQPVLPDDDEDEELIYVKDEVVDLIPYVEENFVLHLPDSVLCKADCLGLCQKCGQNLNEGTCSCDNTVIDPRLAALKDFFK
- a CDS encoding holin — its product is MYNDALNSVLAFASVLAVFVMALVQLVKNSVKLPRNIVPVVGLAIGLLVGAVAYPFTDMNLILRLWAGGLAGLSATGLFELAFNKRDGTKTDDK